In a single window of the Bacillota bacterium genome:
- a CDS encoding FtsX-like permease family protein — MRFRNQLWLAWRQTRRRLFESFLIVLAIGLGVSVIIAVLSMFVLIEEQERVLWDTDYYRAFEISEPPVDMRDFTSPLSPVVPVDQAQRVQIKLEDLREFKQLLPEGYLVFMESRLSMVCPLLEAAPTGSPESGYPGWENYVEILSLTPDAVVFHDYKLQDGQWFVEDDVMYRNRVAVIGDKLAARIFGDQNPIGRTVPLMNYLGEEMLFTVIGVVQGFAEDYGEDSWKYWEDPGQWLLIPLNATEPANVEVSYGWFTVGVLPGIDVGQAYHHIKRAAELYFEEEMQIYGSYLNWLEYQKQTGFFAKIIGLFASIGLLIAVLNILNLFLARVLRRTPQIGISKALGASAASVFAQFLWEAFLLGVAGAVVGIGLSFLMVKPLQGLTGSELVVENSAVGIGIGIALATSLLFGVYPAYQAAKIDPVEALRTE, encoded by the coding sequence TTGCGGTTCAGGAATCAATTGTGGCTGGCTTGGCGGCAGACTCGGCGGAGACTCTTTGAGTCCTTCTTGATTGTTCTGGCTATCGGTCTTGGGGTCAGTGTGATTATTGCCGTTTTGTCGATGTTTGTTCTTATCGAGGAACAGGAGAGGGTTCTGTGGGATACTGATTATTACCGTGCTTTTGAGATCTCGGAACCTCCCGTGGATATGCGCGATTTCACTTCGCCCCTATCTCCGGTGGTGCCGGTGGACCAGGCCCAGCGGGTACAGATCAAACTGGAGGATCTACGGGAGTTCAAGCAATTGCTACCGGAAGGTTACTTGGTTTTCATGGAATCGAGACTATCGATGGTCTGTCCCTTGCTGGAAGCCGCCCCCACGGGATCTCCAGAGTCTGGCTATCCGGGCTGGGAGAATTATGTGGAGATCCTGAGTCTTACCCCTGATGCGGTGGTCTTCCATGATTACAAACTGCAGGATGGCCAATGGTTTGTGGAGGACGATGTCATGTACCGCAACAGGGTAGCGGTGATTGGTGACAAGCTGGCGGCCCGGATCTTTGGTGACCAAAACCCCATCGGGCGGACAGTACCCCTGATGAATTACCTTGGCGAGGAAATGCTGTTTACCGTCATTGGGGTGGTGCAGGGCTTTGCCGAAGATTACGGAGAGGATTCTTGGAAGTATTGGGAGGACCCGGGGCAGTGGCTGTTGATCCCCCTCAATGCTACGGAACCGGCCAATGTGGAAGTGAGCTACGGTTGGTTCACAGTGGGAGTTTTGCCCGGTATCGATGTGGGGCAAGCCTATCACCATATCAAACGGGCTGCCGAACTGTATTTTGAAGAAGAAATGCAGATCTACGGATCTTACTTGAACTGGTTGGAGTATCAGAAGCAGACGGGCTTTTTTGCCAAGATCATCGGTTTGTTTGCCTCCATCGGTCTGTTGATCGCCGTACTCAACATCCTTAACCTGTTCTTGGCCCGGGTGTTGCGTCGCACACCCCAGATTGGCATCTCCAAGGCCTTAGGAGCTAGCGCCGCGTCGGTTTTTGCACAGTTTCTTTGGGAAGCCTTCCTGCTCGGAGTGGCTGGTGCTGTGGTAGGGATCGGTCTGTCTTTCCTCATGGTCAAACCTTTGCAGGGACTCACCGGTAGTGAATTGGTGGTGGAGAATAGTGCGGTGGGTATTGGGATTGGCATTGCCCTGGCCACCAGTCTCCTGTTCGGGGTGTATCCGGCTTATCAGGCGGCGAAGATCGATCCCGTTGAGGCACTACGGACGGAATAG